A genomic segment from Gemmatimonadota bacterium encodes:
- a CDS encoding cyanophycinase produces the protein MNPPRDHDNPRRGHIVPIGGAEEKLRDAAILKRFVDLCGGADARIAVLPTASELAETGPRYAELLGELGAGDVWSHRIDSREQAEAEGLALRDATGVFLTGGNQLRLSTTIGGTALAATLRSANAAGVHIAGTSAGAAFLCEHMIAFGRSGAIPRADMVTLAPGLGLTNAVIIDQHFRQRDRLGRLLTALAYNPFAIGLGLDENTAAFIDAGDRLEVVGGGGLAVLDPSELAHSSMDSAKKRQPVCLIGLRLHVLTAGAAYDVRAREAYAPGSSHAADHAKAVRHA, from the coding sequence ATGAACCCACCCCGGGACCACGACAACCCCCGGCGCGGCCATATCGTGCCGATCGGCGGCGCCGAGGAAAAGCTGCGCGACGCGGCCATTCTGAAGCGCTTCGTCGACCTCTGCGGAGGGGCCGACGCGCGCATCGCCGTCCTGCCGACGGCGTCGGAGCTGGCCGAAACGGGGCCCCGCTACGCGGAGCTCCTGGGCGAGCTCGGAGCGGGCGATGTATGGTCGCACCGGATCGATTCGCGCGAGCAGGCTGAAGCCGAAGGCCTGGCGCTCCGCGACGCGACGGGCGTGTTCCTGACCGGCGGCAATCAGCTTCGGCTCTCGACCACGATCGGCGGCACCGCCCTCGCAGCCACGTTGCGCAGCGCCAACGCGGCCGGCGTCCACATCGCCGGCACTTCGGCCGGGGCCGCCTTCCTGTGCGAGCACATGATCGCGTTCGGCCGCAGCGGCGCGATTCCGCGCGCGGACATGGTCACGCTCGCCCCCGGCCTGGGGCTCACCAACGCGGTCATCATCGACCAGCACTTCCGGCAACGCGACCGCCTGGGGCGCCTTCTCACGGCTCTAGCGTACAACCCGTTCGCGATCGGCCTCGGCCTGGACGAAAACACGGCGGCTTTCATCGACGCCGGCGACAGGCTCGAGGTCGTGGGCGGCGGCGGGCTCGCCGTCCTGGACCCCTCTGAGCTGGCGCACTCATCGATGGACTCGGCCAAGAAGCGGCAGCCTGTCTGCCTGATCGGGCTCCGCCTGCACGTCCTCACCGCAGGCGCCGCCTACGACGTGCGCGCCCGCGAGGCGTATGCGCCGGGCTCGTCCCACGCGGCCGACCACGCCAAGGCCGTTCGCCATGCGTAG
- the cphA gene encoding cyanophycin synthetase, protein MRIRDTNVYVGPSLFAHFPVIRHTLELGELEDWPTVKLPGSFVDSLLETLPGLRAHGCSYGEPGGFVRRMTEDEGTWLGHVLEHVAIELQNEAGLRVTFGKTRSTDEPGVYHVVYEYEERRVGLAAGELAIKLLHSLLPRDLRPADSVPADFDFVEEKERLIRFAQRRAFGPSTSALVRAAEERDIPWLRLNPYSLVQFGHGRYQRRIQATVTSETRHIAVDIASDKELTNEILRDLGLPVPQQRPVHGPRDAARAARRIGYPVVVKPLNANHGRGVSLNLTDDEHVEVAFAKAREHSRTVLVETFIDGLDHRLLVIDGELIAAAKRVPGHVVGDGRGTIEELVELVNQDPRRGIGHEKVLTRIELDHQALRLLDLMGYTPATVPAEGETVYLRSTGNLSTGGTAVDVTDVVHPDVRDMAVRAAAAVGLDVAGVDFLTSDVTKSYHEIGGAICEVNAAPGFRMHTAPTEGSPRDVAGPVMDMLFPPASLRRIPIASITGTNGKTTTTRMLAHLFKMAGRRVGLATTDGVYMDGVRTVAGDMTGPTSARMVLRDPTVDVAVLETARGGLLRAGMGYRKCDVGVVLNVASDHLGLRGVQTLEELAEVKRIVVEVATDAAVLNADDPLCLRMAAHTEASHVCYVTANPEHQLVGEHIRAGGRAVVLEKGINGHMITLYENGAHLPVLWTHLIPATLEGRAMHNVQNAMCAAAAGYSMGLGLEDIRHGLRTFDASFFQAPGRTNVFDDHPFKVILDYGHNPAAVQAMCDLVGRIPTEGRRLVVLAAPGDRRDEDIREIGRIAAGRFDHYVCRRDDALRGRGPEEVPAMLREELLAAGVADEAVEIVPDEAAAVRHALELAQPGDLLLVFGDAVARTWTQIVQFDPSGAERPAGAAKSVRADDSDDLPVVTDAAQVAVDLADAGWIRDERGVLLAPEEAD, encoded by the coding sequence ATGAGGATCCGCGACACCAACGTCTACGTGGGCCCGAGCCTGTTCGCGCATTTCCCGGTCATCCGCCACACGCTGGAGCTCGGCGAGTTGGAGGACTGGCCCACCGTCAAGCTGCCCGGGTCGTTCGTCGATAGCCTGCTCGAGACGCTGCCCGGCCTGCGCGCGCACGGCTGCTCGTACGGCGAGCCGGGCGGCTTCGTGCGGCGCATGACGGAGGACGAGGGCACCTGGCTGGGGCACGTGCTGGAGCACGTCGCCATCGAGCTGCAGAACGAAGCGGGCCTTCGCGTCACCTTCGGCAAGACCCGCTCGACCGATGAGCCGGGCGTCTACCACGTCGTCTACGAGTACGAGGAGCGGCGCGTCGGGCTGGCGGCGGGTGAGCTCGCGATCAAGCTGCTCCACTCGCTCTTGCCGCGGGATCTCCGACCAGCCGATTCGGTGCCGGCGGACTTCGACTTCGTGGAAGAGAAGGAGCGCCTCATCCGCTTCGCGCAACGCAGGGCATTCGGGCCCAGCACGTCCGCCCTCGTGCGCGCCGCCGAAGAAAGGGACATCCCGTGGCTGCGCCTGAACCCGTACAGCCTCGTTCAGTTCGGCCACGGTCGATACCAGCGGCGCATCCAGGCGACCGTCACGAGTGAGACGCGCCACATCGCGGTGGACATCGCCTCGGACAAGGAGCTTACCAACGAGATCCTGAGGGACCTGGGCCTGCCGGTGCCGCAGCAGCGGCCGGTGCACGGTCCCCGCGACGCGGCGCGCGCCGCCAGGCGCATCGGCTACCCCGTGGTGGTCAAGCCGCTCAACGCCAACCACGGGCGCGGCGTGTCCCTGAACCTCACCGACGACGAGCACGTGGAGGTCGCCTTCGCCAAGGCGCGCGAGCACTCGCGGACGGTGCTGGTGGAGACCTTCATCGACGGCCTGGACCACCGCCTCCTGGTCATCGACGGGGAGCTCATCGCGGCCGCCAAAAGGGTGCCCGGGCACGTGGTCGGGGACGGCCGCGGCACCATCGAGGAGCTCGTCGAGCTGGTGAACCAGGATCCCCGGCGAGGCATCGGCCACGAAAAAGTCCTCACCCGCATCGAGCTCGACCATCAGGCCCTGCGCCTGCTCGACCTCATGGGTTACACCCCCGCCACGGTGCCCGCCGAGGGCGAGACCGTCTACCTGCGCTCGACGGGCAACCTGTCCACCGGGGGCACGGCGGTGGACGTCACCGACGTCGTGCACCCGGACGTGCGCGACATGGCCGTTCGCGCGGCCGCTGCCGTCGGACTCGATGTAGCTGGCGTCGACTTTCTAACATCCGATGTTACAAAAAGTTACCATGAAATAGGTGGTGCGATTTGTGAAGTGAACGCGGCGCCGGGCTTCCGCATGCACACCGCCCCCACCGAGGGGTCGCCCCGCGACGTCGCCGGGCCCGTCATGGACATGCTCTTCCCGCCGGCTTCGCTGCGCCGAATCCCCATCGCCTCCATCACCGGCACCAACGGCAAGACGACCACCACGCGCATGCTCGCGCACCTGTTCAAGATGGCGGGCAGAAGGGTGGGGCTCGCGACCACGGACGGGGTCTACATGGACGGCGTACGCACCGTCGCTGGCGACATGACGGGGCCCACCTCCGCGCGCATGGTTCTGCGCGACCCCACGGTGGACGTCGCGGTGCTGGAGACTGCGCGCGGCGGCCTGCTGCGCGCCGGGATGGGGTACCGGAAGTGCGACGTGGGGGTGGTCCTGAACGTCGCCTCGGACCACCTGGGATTGAGGGGGGTCCAGACGCTGGAAGAGCTCGCCGAGGTCAAGCGCATCGTGGTGGAGGTCGCCACCGACGCCGCAGTGTTGAACGCCGACGACCCCCTCTGCCTGCGCATGGCGGCGCACACCGAGGCCAGCCACGTCTGCTACGTGACGGCGAACCCCGAGCACCAGCTCGTGGGCGAGCACATCCGCGCCGGCGGCCGAGCGGTGGTCCTGGAGAAGGGCATCAACGGCCACATGATCACCCTGTACGAGAACGGCGCGCACCTGCCCGTGCTGTGGACGCACCTGATCCCGGCCACGCTGGAGGGGCGCGCCATGCACAACGTGCAGAACGCCATGTGCGCCGCCGCGGCCGGCTATAGCATGGGCCTGGGGCTCGAGGACATACGCCACGGGCTGCGCACGTTCGATGCGTCGTTCTTCCAGGCCCCGGGGAGGACCAACGTCTTCGACGACCATCCCTTCAAGGTGATCCTGGACTACGGGCACAATCCCGCCGCCGTCCAGGCCATGTGCGACCTCGTGGGTCGCATCCCCACCGAGGGTCGCCGACTCGTCGTGCTGGCGGCGCCCGGTGACCGGCGCGACGAAGACATCCGCGAGATAGGGCGCATCGCGGCGGGCCGCTTCGATCACTACGTGTGCCGGCGCGACGACGCGCTGCGCGGACGCGGCCCCGAGGAGGTTCCCGCGATGCTGCGCGAGGAGCTGCTGGCGGCGGGCGTCGCGGACGAGGCCGTGGAGATCGTTCCGGACGAAGCCGCGGCGGTGCGGCACGCGCTGGAGCTCGCCCAGCCCGGCGACCTGCTGCTCGTCTTCGGCGACGCCGTGGCGCGTACGTGGACGCAGATCGTGCAGTTCGATCCCTCCGGAGCGGAGCGCCCCGCCGGCGCAGCGAAGTCCGTGCGGGCCGACGACTCCGATGATCTGCCCGTCGTGACGGACGCCGCGCAGGTTGCCGTCGACCTGGCGGACGCCGGCTGGATACGGGACGAGCGCGGCGTACTCCTGGCCCCCGAAGAGGCCGACTGA
- a CDS encoding HD domain-containing protein: MLNDKDFLAPPSGSVAERFERRLAISVPSRNNARLETILEAANRDDELYALLLAANVNSMERLGMTDHGPVHVKIVMNIALKLLRLLADRGVVPSISVNYGLDQRDAEVVVALAAMLHDVGMSIHRSDHESFSLFIAHDKLRTLLSSVYDVPEATIVRSEILHAIIAHRSGARPLTVEAGVVRIADALDMAKGRSRIPFEAGSVSIHSVSAAAVEEVLIEPGEVKPIRLVIKLSNSAGVFQVDQLFREKLRGSGLEAHMEVHVAIEGETEQRLVRSFQL, encoded by the coding sequence ATGCTGAACGACAAGGACTTCCTGGCGCCCCCGAGCGGCTCCGTGGCGGAGCGCTTCGAGCGCCGGCTGGCGATCTCGGTTCCGTCCCGCAACAACGCCAGGCTGGAGACGATACTGGAGGCCGCCAACCGCGACGACGAGCTCTACGCGCTGCTGCTGGCGGCCAACGTGAACTCCATGGAGCGCCTGGGCATGACGGACCACGGCCCGGTGCACGTGAAGATCGTCATGAACATCGCGCTCAAGCTCCTGCGGCTGCTCGCCGACCGCGGCGTGGTGCCGTCGATCTCGGTCAACTACGGGTTGGACCAGCGAGACGCGGAGGTCGTGGTCGCGCTCGCCGCCATGCTCCACGACGTGGGCATGTCGATCCACCGCTCGGACCACGAATCGTTCTCGCTGTTCATCGCCCACGACAAGCTGCGGACGCTCCTGTCCTCGGTGTACGACGTGCCCGAAGCGACCATCGTCCGGTCGGAGATCCTGCACGCGATCATCGCCCACCGGTCCGGCGCCAGGCCGCTCACCGTCGAGGCGGGGGTCGTGCGCATCGCGGACGCGCTGGACATGGCCAAGGGGCGGTCCCGCATCCCCTTCGAGGCCGGTTCGGTGAGCATCCACAGCGTGTCGGCGGCGGCGGTGGAGGAGGTGCTGATCGAGCCCGGCGAGGTGAAGCCCATACGACTCGTGATCAAGCTCTCGAACTCGGCGGGCGTGTTCCAGGTCGATCAACTCTTCAGGGAGAAGCTGAGGGGCAGCGGCCTGGAGGCGCACATGGAGGTCCACGTGGCGATCGAGGGCGAAACGGAACAGCGCCTCGTCCGCTCGTTCCAGCTCTGA
- a CDS encoding peroxidase-related enzyme (This protein belongs to a clade of uncharacterized proteins related to peroxidases such as the alkylhydroperoxidase AhpD.) has product MAWIRMIPEDEAEGDVARAYARAVGPAGGPVDNILKIHSIAPKALADHLALYRNLMFGESPLSRTEREAIAVVVSVMNKCRYUIEHHGAALRKASGAPELERAIRRDWRSAEVPDRLRAILEYAQKLGATPWEMNEGDLAPLRVVGLDDRAIHDVASVVAYFSYVNRIADGLGVELEDESR; this is encoded by the coding sequence ATGGCCTGGATCAGAATGATTCCGGAGGACGAGGCGGAGGGTGACGTCGCGCGCGCCTACGCCCGCGCCGTCGGCCCAGCCGGTGGCCCCGTCGACAACATCCTGAAGATCCACTCCATTGCGCCGAAAGCGCTGGCGGACCACCTGGCGCTCTACCGCAACCTGATGTTCGGAGAGTCGCCGCTGAGCCGCACGGAGAGGGAGGCGATAGCGGTCGTGGTGTCGGTCATGAACAAGTGCCGCTACTGAATCGAGCACCACGGGGCGGCGCTCCGTAAGGCATCTGGAGCACCCGAGTTGGAGCGCGCGATTCGGCGGGACTGGCGGTCCGCGGAGGTGCCCGACCGGCTACGCGCGATCCTGGAGTACGCGCAGAAGCTGGGCGCGACCCCATGGGAAATGAACGAGGGCGACCTGGCGCCGCTGCGCGTCGTGGGGCTGGACGACCGCGCCATCCACGACGTGGCGAGCGTCGTCGCCTACTTCAGCTACGTCAACCGCATCGCCGACGGCCTGGGCGTGGAGCTGGAGGACGAGTCGCGGTAG